In Sphaeramia orbicularis chromosome 10, fSphaOr1.1, whole genome shotgun sequence, the following proteins share a genomic window:
- the LOC115426630 gene encoding protein RD3 produces MTMFPWSAVFSLEPKVPGHRSTEELVTNTLMLELGAMVKRTERIRLERATEGRRRRRSSSSTADYSWLANNPTPQPYELTPNDLLELQDLCAKIPPSQCGPVIVRFRKLVSQMEPEVHEVPRLFRTVLRDCVDEVSGNEEVHPQDQVYEKQQRSKSLSFDTFRTKFRTGNLFKGSTMRGSKGNLQQQVDWSDEEDSGEEEAINARARKGRSKSMPEITPMEQSAQG; encoded by the exons ATGACG ATGTTTCCTTGGTCGGCTGTTTTCTCCCTTGAGCCCAAAGTTCCTGGGCACCGCAGCACTGAGGAGCTGGTGACCAACACACTGATGCTGGAGCTGGGGGCCATGGTGAAACGCACAGAGCGTATCCGTTTGGAGAGGGCAACAGAGGGTCGGCGCCGGCGCCGTAGCTCTTCCTCCACTGCTGACTACAGCTGGCTGGCCAACAACCCGACCCCACAGCCCTATGAGCTGACCCCAAATGACCTGCTTGAGCTGCAGGACCTCTGCGCCAAGATCCCACCTTCACAGTGCGGCCCTGTGATTGTCAG ATTCAGGAAACTTGTGTCACAAATGGAGCCTGAAGTTCATGAGGTTCCTCGTCTATTTCGCACTGTGTTGCGCGATTGTGTGGATGAAGTAAGTGGAAACGAAGAAGTGCATCCTCAGGACCAAGTCTATGAAAAGCAACAGCGCAGCAAAAGCCTCTCCTTTGACACATTCCGCACTAAGTTTCGCACAGGGAACCTATTTAAAGGCAGCACCATGAGAGGTTCCAAAGGGAATCTGCAGCAGCAGGTGGATTGGTCCGATGAGGAGGACAGTGGAGAAGAGGAGGCCATCAATGCCAGGGCGAGGAAGGGAAGGAGCAAGAGCATGCCAGAGATCACCCCAATGGAGCAGAGCGCCCAAGGGtga
- the LOC115426922 gene encoding centromere protein F: MTLSQQPGDDPQSLPRRHMLMPSCHSQSEQEDCGKPKDARTQEMDKSLLELQRKLSVLEEELHVKSDTLKSLQNEVAQSKKELSAREVNLQRARDELSMAHTRIAKESERASGAEQRLKQLQEELKCQRQNSESSRLQHQQRTKELEKQHQRDLLELQKERQHLEKQHQQEVNKLNQELSQARTLYNALQAQADKVSLQKQALDKELETLREKLKWTEGQLQQSQKKETQTQAKLMEALREAEGVAVSLEQSRKNERALEEEGRRLAEERDDALRLLKDLQEQKAVPEPQQAVQFCPVGQSFSAQMSISHQQQPSNQTRRPNTTNRPKQRREEEEEEYDERRAVSYPTDREPGEGIDSEHIATILSKESDCLQREGPRRKTNEAKHRSGNEVMEIDSSETNRHYTCEQVLSTQTSTSMGVDNCTLMPPADQTSLPEPEPTKDLLTENATLRSELCDVREELQKRLEDLETQRRAEAEARTRLKQLSRKNATQSVEKEEQYKECKAQLEREKAETERLKKSLNALETEMKKGREERNKGEQKDETNKDPQDREEEMIELNIQLKKQLVEVKAQLALEREERKQEEKIKATKTDIDLNKKLAELLAEIEELKSRKEDSMEEEKLSLANSPLTYLTLHEDELNSNIVDCDNQLLPLPKQHLVFCQSTNQHNTLVSQSTAGFIQEDGTQIDDGHPHLLNDKQLEQQDLDQEDDTPQNYLRKGSDQRQEHFDLQKDASASSELAKEVEHLQRENARETERADQCQVKLQALQSQVTQQTQHLTMAFEKQSLHISGLLAELQEKESTLLRKQEELQLCKQELDALKSEKHREDRTKTEAVYNTKQEVKNRERTRMRSALSLPPLQAWPLMVNLMLIDHLMLKHQGFLTAAKAIIMGL; this comes from the exons ATGACTCTAAGCCAGCAGCCAGGAGACGATCCCCAGTCACTCCCCAGACGCCATATGCTGATGCCATCATGTCACAGCCAATCAGAACAGGAGGATTGTGGGAAGCCGAAAGATGCTAGGACACAGGAAATGGACA AGTCTTTGCTGGAGTTACAGAGGAAGTTGTCTGTTCTGGAGGAGGAACTGCATGTAAAGTCTGACACATTGAAGTCTCTTCAAAATGAAGTGGCTCAGAGCAAGAAGGAACTCTCTGCCAGAGAAGTCAACCTGCAGAGAGCCCGCGATGAGCTCAGCATGGCCCACACACGAATAGCCAAAGAGAGTGAACGG GCATCAGGAGCAGAGCAGAGGTTGAAGCAGCTGCAAGAGGAGCTGAAGTGTCAAAGGCAGAACTCTGAGAGCAGCCGACTGCAGCACCAACAGCGCACCAAAGAGCTGGAGAAACAACATCAGAGG GATTTGTTGGAGCTTCAGAAGGAGAGACAGCATCTGGAGAAGCAGCATCAGCAGGAGGTAAATAAGCTCAACCAGGAGCTCTCTCAGGCCAGGACGCTCTACAATGCCCTGCAGGCTCAGGCTGAcaag GTGTCTTTACAGAAACAGGCATTGGACAAAGAGCTGGAGACACTGAGAGAAAAACTGAAGTGGACGGAAGGACAACTGCAGCAGAGCCAGAAGAAAGAGACGCAAACACAAGCCAAACTGATG GAAGCGTTGCGTGAGGCGGAGGGTGTGGCAGTGAGTCTGGAGCAGAGCAGGAAAAACGAGCGAGCtctggaggaggaggggaggaggctGGCAGAGGAGCGAGACGATGCCTTACGCCTCCTTAAAGATCTGCAGG AACAAAAGGCTGTGCCAGAACCTCAACAAGCAGTGCAGTTTTGTCCTGTGGGACAGAGCTTCTCTGCTCAGATGTCAATCTCTCATCAACAACAACCATCAAACCAAACTAGAAGGCCCAATACCACCAATCGACCGAAacagagaagagaggaggaggaggaggagtatgaTGAGAGAAGAGCTGTGTCCTACCCCACTGACAGAGAGCCAGGAGAAGGAATAGACTCTGAACACATCGCTACCATTCTCTCCAAAGAATCAGACTGTTTACAAAGAGAGGGACccagaagaaaaacaaatgaagcGAAGCACAGAAGTGGAAACGAGGTGATGGAGATTgacagctctgagacaaacagacACTACACATGTGAGCAAGTACTCTCCACCCAGACCAGTACCTCCATGGGTGTTGATAACTGTACTCTGATGCCTCCTGCTGATCAGACCTCTTTACCTGAGCCTGAGCCCACCAAAGACCTCTTGACTGAAAATGCCACTCTCCGTTCAGAGCTGTGTGATGTGCGGGAAGAACTGCAGAAAAGGCTAGAGGACCTAGAAACACAACGACGGGCAGAGGCAGAAGCCAGGACTCGACTTAAACAGCTCAGCCGGAAAAATGCCACTCAATCTGTGGAAAAGGAGGAGCAATACAAGGAGTGTAAAGCACAGTTGGAGAGagagaaggcagagacagagagGTTAAAGAAGTCACTGAATGCCTtagaaacagaaatgaaaaaagggAGAGAGGAAAGAAATAAGGGAGAACAGAAGGACGAGACAAACAAAGATCCACAAGACAGAGAGGAGGAAATGATAGAGCTTAATATTCAACTGAAGAAGCAGCTAGTGGAGGTGAAGGCCCAGCTAGCTTTAGAACGAGAAGAGAGAAAACAAGAGGAGAAGATTAAAGCAACAAAAACAGACATAGACTTAAATAAGAAACTGGCAGAACTTCTTGCTGAAATAGAGGAACTTAAGAGCAGAAAAGAGGACTCAATGGAAGAAGAGAAACTCTCATTAGCCAATAGCCCACTGACTTATCTGACCCTGCATGAGGATGAGCTCAACTCCAACATTGTTGACTGTGACAACCAGCTCCTTCCTTTACCAAAGCAGCACCTCGTTTTTTGTCAGTCCACAAACCAGCACAACACACTTGTATCTCAGTCAACAGCAGGTTTTATCCAAGAAGATGGAACACAGATAGATGATGGCCACCCACATCTGTTAAATGACAAACAATTAGAGCAACAGGATTTGGACCAGGAAGATGACACTCCACAGAACTATCTAAGAAAAGGTTCAGACCAAAGACAGGAACATTTTGACCTCCAGAAGGATGCCTCTGCCTCCTCAGAATTGGCAAAGGAGGTGGAACATTTGCAAAGGGAAAATGCAAGGGAGACGGAGCGAGCTGACCAATGCCAGGTTAAACTGCAGGCCCTGCAGAGCCAG GTGACACAGCAGACCCAGCATCTCACTATGGCCTTTGAGAAGCAGAGCTTACACATCTCAGGCTTGCTTGCTGAGCTTCAAGAGAAGGAGAGCACCCTCCTCAGGAAACAAGAGGAACTGCAGCTTTGCAAGCAGGAGCTTGATGCACTCAAGTCTGAAAAACATCGGGAGGACAGGACAAAAACTGAAGCGGTGTATAACACAAAGCAGGAAGTGAAGAACAGAGAGAGAACAAGGATGAGGAGTGCTCTGTCACTCCCTCCACTACAAGCTTGGCCACTGATGGTGAATCTGATGCTGATAGACCATCTGATGTTGAAACACCAGGGGTTTCTCACAGCAGCCAAAGCAATCATCATGGGTTTATAG
- the LOC115426923 gene encoding centromere protein F-like isoform X1: MHNTAGYEQGEDEGGDLDSKGKAEEGPGAVSQRQINRLQQQMVELQAKLKAFYEENQQQAEEIAVWRLAFGPAPTFNQNPSNTDSGTKNQSLYSTVIQPQSNQQQAQSQNQDEVQTSTQSPEDSQRYVTLIREDELFLSCSSNKMQGRTLFSRLQHSNVSEPKNLHPFTKTSSLQEHIQDTAEQSEKENTCPAQHKQKKDTEHVTKDLYKALGPQQTKTSECPTENPNCSTVNTNLPSNRGVWTDMKSVNTQTEERLYSLSPSTSSVQTQTEEEEENDEIVESPPVFPTPLSEVAASEDKMFLSGSFPIPADPARLAERIRRNRTQLSAAFDDTEYEPYGLPEVVMKGFADIPSGPACPYIVRRGLLGTSVVPAQQKDPGQAEETD; the protein is encoded by the exons ATGCATAACACAGCAGGATATGAACAGGGTGAAGATGAAGGAGGTGATTTAGACTCTAAAGGAAAAGCTGAAGAAGGGCCAGGGGCAGTCTCTCAGCGTCAAATCAACCGACTTCAGCAACAG ATGGTGGAGTTGCAGGCAAAGCTAAAGGCTTTCTATGAAGAGAACCAGCAGCAGGCTGAAGAGATCGCTGTGTGGAGACTGGCCTTTGGACCTGCCCCAACATTTAACCAGAACCCTTCCAACACAGACTCGGGGACTAAGAACCAGAGCCTCTACTCTACTGTTATTCAGCCTCAGTCAAACCAGCAGCAAGCTCAGTCCCAGAACCAGGATGAGGTTCAGACTTCAACACAAAGTCCTGAAGACAGCCAAAGATATGTGACACTCATCAGAGAAGATGAGTTATTCCTGTCTTGCTCCTCCAACAAAATGCAGGGACGGACTCTGTTCTCCag GCTGCAGCACAGTAACGTCTCTGAACCAAAGAATCTTCATCCTTTTACAAAGACTTCGTCACTGCAGGAGCACATTCAGGACACTGCTGAG CAGTCTGAAAAGGAAAATACATGTCCAGCtcagcacaaacagaaaaaagacacAGAACATGTCACCAAAGATCTCTACAAAGCCTTAGGACCACAGCAGACCAAAACATCCGAGTGTCCCACAGAAAATCCAAACTGCTCCACAGTAAATACCAACTTGCCTTCAAATAGAGGCGTTTGGACAGATATGAAAAGTGTCAACACTCAAACTGAGGAGCGTCTGTATTCTCTCAGTCCCTCTACATCATCTGTCCAAACACAgacggaggaggaagaggaaaatgaCGAGATAGTGGAGTCTCCACCAGTATTTCCTACCCCACTGAGTGAAGTGGCAGCGTCAGAAGACAAAATGTTCTTGTCAGGTTCTTTTCCCATCCCAGCTGACCCGGCTCGCCTGGCTGAAAGAATCCGTCGCAACAGGACTCAACTGTCAGCTGCATTCGATGACACTGAGTATGAACCTTATGGTCTGCCAGAAGTCGTCATGAAAG GATTTGCTGACATCCCCAGTGGTCCTGCCTGTCCCTACATAGTGAGGAGGGGGTTGCTAGGAACATCTGTAGTCCCTGCCCAACAGAAGGACCCAGGCCAGGCGGAGGAAACGGATTAA
- the LOC115426923 gene encoding centromere protein F-like isoform X2, producing the protein MHNTAGYEQGEDEGGDLDSKGKAEEGPGAVSQRQINRLQQQMVELQAKLKAFYEENQQQAEEIAVWRLAFGPAPTFNQNPSNTDSGTKNQSLYSTVIQPQSNQQQAQSQNQDEVQTSTQSPEDSQRYVTLIREDELFLSCSSNKMQGRTLFSRLQHSNVSEPKNLHPFTKTSSLQEHIQDTAESEKENTCPAQHKQKKDTEHVTKDLYKALGPQQTKTSECPTENPNCSTVNTNLPSNRGVWTDMKSVNTQTEERLYSLSPSTSSVQTQTEEEEENDEIVESPPVFPTPLSEVAASEDKMFLSGSFPIPADPARLAERIRRNRTQLSAAFDDTEYEPYGLPEVVMKGFADIPSGPACPYIVRRGLLGTSVVPAQQKDPGQAEETD; encoded by the exons ATGCATAACACAGCAGGATATGAACAGGGTGAAGATGAAGGAGGTGATTTAGACTCTAAAGGAAAAGCTGAAGAAGGGCCAGGGGCAGTCTCTCAGCGTCAAATCAACCGACTTCAGCAACAG ATGGTGGAGTTGCAGGCAAAGCTAAAGGCTTTCTATGAAGAGAACCAGCAGCAGGCTGAAGAGATCGCTGTGTGGAGACTGGCCTTTGGACCTGCCCCAACATTTAACCAGAACCCTTCCAACACAGACTCGGGGACTAAGAACCAGAGCCTCTACTCTACTGTTATTCAGCCTCAGTCAAACCAGCAGCAAGCTCAGTCCCAGAACCAGGATGAGGTTCAGACTTCAACACAAAGTCCTGAAGACAGCCAAAGATATGTGACACTCATCAGAGAAGATGAGTTATTCCTGTCTTGCTCCTCCAACAAAATGCAGGGACGGACTCTGTTCTCCag GCTGCAGCACAGTAACGTCTCTGAACCAAAGAATCTTCATCCTTTTACAAAGACTTCGTCACTGCAGGAGCACATTCAGGACACTGCTGAG TCTGAAAAGGAAAATACATGTCCAGCtcagcacaaacagaaaaaagacacAGAACATGTCACCAAAGATCTCTACAAAGCCTTAGGACCACAGCAGACCAAAACATCCGAGTGTCCCACAGAAAATCCAAACTGCTCCACAGTAAATACCAACTTGCCTTCAAATAGAGGCGTTTGGACAGATATGAAAAGTGTCAACACTCAAACTGAGGAGCGTCTGTATTCTCTCAGTCCCTCTACATCATCTGTCCAAACACAgacggaggaggaagaggaaaatgaCGAGATAGTGGAGTCTCCACCAGTATTTCCTACCCCACTGAGTGAAGTGGCAGCGTCAGAAGACAAAATGTTCTTGTCAGGTTCTTTTCCCATCCCAGCTGACCCGGCTCGCCTGGCTGAAAGAATCCGTCGCAACAGGACTCAACTGTCAGCTGCATTCGATGACACTGAGTATGAACCTTATGGTCTGCCAGAAGTCGTCATGAAAG GATTTGCTGACATCCCCAGTGGTCCTGCCTGTCCCTACATAGTGAGGAGGGGGTTGCTAGGAACATCTGTAGTCCCTGCCCAACAGAAGGACCCAGGCCAGGCGGAGGAAACGGATTAA